The following proteins come from a genomic window of Gimesia chilikensis:
- a CDS encoding DUF1501 domain-containing protein, giving the protein MSQSDFNPENTHGRHHQSGSSFASFAPGSDLIRSGSRRWFLQTGMAGLAGLSLPELLRQKAQAAPQAQISQKYQAKSVIMIWLSGGPSQLDTWDLKPQAPKEIRGPFNPIQTSVSGIEICEHLPKQAAMMDKFAIIRSMDATASNHTPTTFQAANPKSRRTNDNRDGGGYPSMGSVAAKFRGPNVAGMPGFVALADSMAADIYGAGHLGHRYEPLDGVKAAGKFGMPDGVTSSRLTDRDALRRQFDQMRKHADMSSDLALQDRYVQEAYDMVLSGNVARAFDLNKEPQKIRDKYGDSSFGRKSLLARRLVEAGVTFITMSDAWGHWDHHGDEVKWGGITKGLKPMLPSFDHGVTTLISDLEERGLLDSTLVLVLGEFGRGPVITKTDGRGHWTPVMSMLAAGAGVPGGQVIGATDRRGGEIAERRLGPGDLGATVFSKLGIDPYGHWIKPGGRPTPLVEGPSAPIAELS; this is encoded by the coding sequence ATGTCCCAGTCAGACTTCAACCCAGAAAATACACACGGAAGACACCATCAGAGCGGCAGCAGTTTTGCCAGTTTCGCTCCCGGTTCAGACCTGATTCGCAGTGGCAGCCGTCGCTGGTTCCTGCAGACAGGCATGGCTGGTCTCGCTGGTTTGTCACTTCCGGAGCTGTTACGTCAGAAGGCACAGGCTGCTCCCCAGGCACAAATCAGCCAAAAGTACCAGGCCAAGTCGGTGATTATGATCTGGCTGTCTGGTGGTCCCAGTCAGCTTGATACCTGGGATTTGAAACCGCAGGCCCCGAAAGAAATTCGTGGTCCCTTCAATCCGATTCAGACTTCCGTCAGCGGTATTGAAATTTGCGAGCACCTGCCCAAGCAGGCAGCGATGATGGACAAGTTCGCCATCATTCGCTCGATGGATGCCACGGCCAGCAATCACACCCCCACCACCTTCCAGGCAGCGAATCCCAAATCACGTCGAACCAACGACAACCGTGACGGGGGCGGCTATCCTTCCATGGGTTCGGTAGCTGCAAAATTCCGTGGTCCCAACGTTGCGGGGATGCCTGGTTTCGTCGCACTGGCCGACAGCATGGCAGCCGACATCTATGGTGCAGGGCACCTGGGACATCGCTATGAACCACTGGACGGCGTCAAAGCAGCCGGTAAGTTCGGCATGCCGGATGGCGTCACATCTTCCCGTCTCACCGACCGTGATGCACTCCGCCGTCAGTTTGACCAGATGCGAAAACATGCTGACATGTCGTCCGACCTGGCCCTCCAGGACCGCTACGTACAGGAAGCATACGACATGGTCCTGTCGGGAAATGTTGCCCGCGCATTTGACCTCAACAAAGAACCTCAGAAGATCCGCGACAAATACGGCGACAGCTCTTTTGGTCGTAAATCACTGCTGGCCCGTCGTCTGGTTGAAGCAGGTGTCACCTTTATCACCATGAGTGATGCCTGGGGACATTGGGACCATCACGGTGACGAAGTCAAGTGGGGCGGGATCACCAAAGGTCTGAAACCGATGCTCCCCTCGTTCGATCATGGCGTGACGACGCTCATCAGCGATCTGGAAGAACGCGGTCTGCTCGATTCAACCCTGGTCCTTGTCCTGGGTGAATTTGGTCGGGGACCGGTCATCACCAAAACCGATGGACGTGGTCACTGGACTCCCGTCATGTCGATGCTGGCTGCTGGTGCAGGTGTGCCCGGCGGTCAGGTGATTGGTGCTACCGATCGTCGTGGTGGTGAAATCGCCGAACGACGTCTGGGCCCAGGCGACCTGGGTGCCACCGTGTTCAGCAAGCTGGGCATCGATCCTTACGGACACTGGATCAAACCGGGGGGACGACCCACGCCTCTGGTCGAAGGTCCTTCCGCCCCGATCGCCGAACTCAGTTAA
- a CDS encoding sulfatase, protein MRRALIFLMLCCCSLPLSAAETPTNIVFILADDLGWRDLHCYGGQLADTPHLDQLAKQGMKFTNAYSPAPICSASRASILTGKTPARLHFEFVTKPAGVEPPTRLMQPPAYTQDLPLKEVTLGEMLQQADYETGFFGKWHVNEHYQRYLGWSPTHGPRQQGFQKAVETFGSHPYAKKFAWKPGDFKKDEFPPDAVTENAIRFLQQKRSQPFFLYLSYFHVHTPVKAPTDWLIEKYRGRAAVGPGDQKLRTHYGAFIETLDTYVGQVLDALDQQGLRESTLVVFTSDNGGHPEYAANGPLRGSKWNLYEAGIRVPLLVRWPGHVKADSVCEVPVSGTDLFPTFCEVAGGNCDSLTLDGQSLVPLLEGKAAAWQTRPLTWHFPYYHPEKGYETAKETIGVNDFAVSKTRPVSAIRSGDWKLLQFYETGKRELYDLSSDPGEQHDLSASQPEKAAQLGTQLQQMLQNMQARYPTAAASQK, encoded by the coding sequence ATGCGTCGCGCGCTTATCTTCCTGATGCTCTGTTGTTGTTCGCTTCCCCTTTCGGCAGCAGAGACCCCGACGAACATCGTCTTTATTCTGGCCGACGATCTGGGCTGGCGTGATCTGCACTGTTATGGGGGACAGCTCGCTGATACGCCCCACCTTGACCAGTTGGCGAAACAGGGAATGAAGTTCACGAATGCGTATTCTCCGGCGCCAATCTGCTCTGCTTCGCGGGCCTCAATTCTGACCGGAAAGACACCTGCGAGGCTGCATTTTGAATTCGTGACGAAGCCGGCCGGAGTAGAACCTCCCACCCGCCTGATGCAGCCTCCCGCTTACACGCAGGACCTGCCTTTGAAAGAAGTCACACTCGGCGAGATGTTGCAGCAGGCCGATTACGAAACCGGCTTCTTCGGGAAGTGGCATGTGAATGAGCATTATCAACGTTATCTGGGCTGGAGTCCGACACACGGTCCCCGCCAGCAGGGATTTCAAAAAGCCGTCGAAACCTTCGGCAGTCATCCTTATGCCAAAAAGTTCGCCTGGAAACCGGGAGACTTTAAAAAGGACGAGTTTCCCCCTGATGCAGTCACAGAGAATGCCATCCGCTTCCTGCAACAGAAACGCAGTCAGCCGTTCTTTCTGTATCTCTCTTATTTCCATGTGCATACTCCGGTCAAAGCCCCCACTGACTGGCTGATAGAAAAGTATCGGGGCCGCGCTGCCGTTGGTCCGGGAGATCAAAAACTTCGCACGCACTATGGTGCGTTTATTGAAACCCTCGATACCTATGTGGGACAGGTGCTGGACGCGCTGGATCAACAGGGCCTGCGCGAGTCCACCCTGGTTGTGTTTACGTCTGATAACGGCGGACATCCCGAATATGCCGCCAATGGCCCCCTGCGGGGAAGTAAGTGGAACCTGTATGAAGCGGGGATCCGTGTGCCCCTATTGGTCCGCTGGCCCGGGCACGTGAAAGCGGATAGCGTGTGCGAAGTACCGGTCAGCGGGACCGATCTGTTTCCTACTTTTTGTGAAGTCGCAGGAGGAAACTGTGACTCGCTGACGCTCGATGGTCAAAGTCTGGTCCCGCTGCTGGAGGGGAAAGCAGCCGCATGGCAGACGCGACCGCTGACCTGGCATTTTCCGTATTATCATCCGGAAAAAGGGTATGAAACAGCCAAAGAGACGATCGGCGTCAATGATTTCGCGGTGAGCAAAACCCGACCTGTCTCTGCGATTCGCAGTGGAGACTGGAAGCTGCTGCAGTTTTATGAAACGGGAAAACGCGAGCTGTACGATCTAAGCAGCGATCCGGGTGAGCAGCATGATTTAAGTGCCAGCCAGCCGGAAAAGGCAGCGCAGCTCGGAACGCAACTTCAACAGATGCTGCAGAACATGCAGGCCCGTTATCCGACTGCGGCTGCTTCTCAAAAGTGA